A single Trypanosoma brucei gambiense DAL972 chromosome 9, complete sequence DNA region contains:
- a CDS encoding T. brucei spp.-specific protein, giving the protein MTHIWARTRKKSFRTVLSLSFLCYSCRRQRQPRFAVEGIPYYSKLLKAIWRKRKRMSNWTQVVVNTPGNERLPYSRRLQTDLLWTAVMQTPPLLLTSCPLFTKSRLLYVDPVMGSSLERCSRPEAALQRALLHFMPPVRTRSTSTWRVVIIMIYQLSQFGFPQPSQRQLDGGYAYGSSVALLRTRRTGGCLMSAPLPRGSLTIQKLRKSRRVTPTNSTPEVYSRTGAGGGGNQMYFCRQCLTRSLLLPYLGAGRAPQVWEVEFRGRISFMLFFLCLGRREHGFSPQPHQPLSNTGLHTMPRVS; this is encoded by the coding sequence ATGACACACATTTGGGCCcgcacaagaaaaaagagcttTCGAACTgtgctttctctttcctttctttgctaCAGCTGCCGGCGTCAGCGCCAGCCTCGCTTCGCAGTAGAAGGCATTCCTTACTATTCAAAACTTCTAAAAGCCATATGGAGGAAGCGAAAGAGAATGTCCAACTGGACGCAGGTGGTGGTGAATACTCCCGGGAACGAGAGGTTGCCGTACAGTCGGCGGCTGCAGACGGATTTACTGTGGACCGCGGTGATGCAGACGCCGCCTTTGCTGCTGACTTCTTGTCCCCTGTTCACAAAAAGTCGCCTTCTCTATGTGGATCCTGTGATGGGGAGTTCTTTGGAAAGATGCAGTCGCCCGGAAGCTGCGCTACAGAGGGCGTTACTGCATTTTATGCCGCCGGTGAGAACGAGATCAACATCGACGTGGAGAGTGGTGATAATCATGATATACCAGCTATCACAATTTGGGTTCCCACAGCCTTCACAAAGGCAGCTGGACGGCGGATATGCATACGGGAGCAGCGTTGCATTACTCAGGACTCGCCGTACTGGCGGTTGCTTAATGAGTGCCCCCTTGCCGAGGGGTTCGCTGACAATACAGAAGTTGAGGAAAAGCAGACGGGTGACTCCCACCAACAGTACCCCCGAAGTTTACAGCCGCACTGGCGCCGGCGGCGGCGGGAATCAAATGTATTTCTGTCGCCAATGCCTTACGAGGAGTCTTTTGCTACCTTACCTCGGTGCCGGTCGTGCCCCTCAAGTCTGGGAAGTAGAATTTCGTGGGAGAATTAGCTTTatgctcttcttcctctgccTGGGCCGACGGGAACATGGGTTTTCTCCCCAGCCCCACCAACCCCTGAGCAACACCGGTCTTCACACTATGCCTCGAGTAAGTTAG
- a CDS encoding cytidine deaminase, putative, giving the protein MVAASFIRTVWEYACESLEGVALPRPMALSVFWCVKTLSKAGGGVTVTNDIAIFSYFSPFCYGHVFRHYHREKHRVTMQCSSLKTGCLKLLSQLPEGLQQAGRTAVSAHQRSYCPYSNFAVGAALLHDDGKVTSGCNYETCVYKGTCAEACAIVKANMDGYRTAQAVAIYGRSVLPTAAAAAADATVPPCGFCRQLLAEVADLSGNMNDFLVVLVTFDQEHARLFRLSELLPQPFGPSSIGMDVAALATGEHSRCPGTF; this is encoded by the coding sequence ATGGTCGCGGCATCATTTATAAGAACTGTGTGGGAATACGCGTGCGAATCACTAGAAGGTGTCGCTTTGCCACGGCCAATGGCACTCTCTGTTTTCTGGTGTGTAAAAACGTTGTCGAAggcaggggggggggttacGGTAACGAACGACATTGCAatcttttcctatttttccccattttgtTACGGCCACGTGTTTAGACACTACCATAGGGAGAAGCATCGCGTCACAATGCAATGCTCATCATTGAAGACCGGTTGCTTGAAGCTGCTATCTCAACTTCCAGAGGGACTGCAGCAAGCTGGACGCACCGCAGTTAGTGCCCACCAGCGAAGTTACTGTCCATATTCTAACTTTGCGGTGGGTGCTGCGCTCCTCCACGACGACGGGAAGGTTACTTCGGGTTGCAATTACGAAACTTGTGTTTACAAGGGGACATGTGCCGAGGCTTGTGCTATTGTGAAGGCTAACATGGATGGGTATCGTACCGCGCAAGCGGTTGCTATTTACGGCCGCAGTGTGCTACCCACTGCCGCTGCCGCAGCGGCTGATGCCACAGTCCCTCCATGTGGATTCTGCCGGCAGCTGCTCGCTGAAGTTGCTGATTTATCGGGAAATATGAACGACTTTCTTGTTGTCCTTGTTACTTTTGACCAGGAGCACGCGAGGCTCTTTCGACTTTCAGAGTTGCTGCCGCAACCGTTCGGACCAAGCAGTATCGGCATGGACGTGGCCGCACTTGCGACAGGAGAACACTCAAGGTGTCCAGGAACTTTCTGA
- a CDS encoding protein kinase, putative: MGPTCDRIAKMLPHPILASDDDRQYVQESILSLPDMVENFFTSLERVYTDGKCEEAKQAFATYHSIQTIVSVLCRVPASAYRTNDEKRSIDWEIYERIKRMGHLFLGDIVVVGPQSLNWRVPVMRLAEEVAQRMRCAYVEFPFMSVLLREAVSYSSVAFILVIAIFAASVVFTLVVLVTLPTLSPSTTVGLLVGLTAFLLVSVVSCGFLYLFVTSAKALKVLHTWILEERMYTVLLSSASSEGDLSTTGPSAGAAVPQVTRGHNTKNGYYTIPYGNALGYIEGKHVDAQVVMIGFDDKYRITRWNMAAEVVTGFLESGCVGKPLSDLVITPTGDIERDLAPLQVFSGEVLKLKLRAFATVPVTLFTVAVPILNQEGSLIGRILICANAKDNLGEYRTYIRDYVVSEVNLSLSEILEGKAVTPRGLSVIGPLQSFLEYGYGKQVEELARGMLAEWEWTSSEQLLGQMLRLSPLDHKTSVDSLFPGTLCLHPCIPEAVATLLNSLRVPCHLRLQILNSSRNTFALQIVATPVAQAAPSTAQISELREKLLPHLRSTCGSIREDDGTVVFRFPCQITAALEDIDDATFRPADALNERYVIDQTRAIVNCTVNVLTLITNLVDQHNISMILLRTMFVSLTSVRERCELEKRLQSSPSDIDVIVCDRGWLNSVQDLVHTLSYDIIVVPISEPGVRLALEGFQYVINTPISSTEVRKVLMAIGTAVSLRKNAATAQEERERILTLRQDSPWTKGVLLGRGSFGAVYEATSDLTGGKMAVKMFYFTEDLEESINALLNEIKIMCSLNHPNIVHYFHCERKENSVNLFMELCCCSLGDIIYGRSQKPPDLTVIKVLRQLLTALTYLHARGVAHRDVKPQNILIKGDVVKITDFGTARQGVGSEDVQGTLRYMAPEVYRGEDHCSPCDIWSVGCVAAELFDCPPLFMETPHMLADMTDVDYYVDGLTSNPVLCDFLRMCFCLQPEGRATAADLLLHRLFSSSCSAEVESLPDIFSREKQYVSSLTITTQPHS; this comes from the coding sequence ATGGGACCAACATGTGATCGAATAGCAAAGATGTTGCCTCACCCCATTTTAGCGTCAGATGACGACAGACAGTATGTGCAAGAGAGCATTCTTTCCCTACCAGATATGGTTGAAAATTTCTTTACCTCACTTGAGCGTGTGTACACGGATGGCAAGTGTGAAGAGGCAAAGCAGGCCTTCGCTACGTACCACAGTATTCAAACTATAGTCAGCGTTCTGTGCAGGGTACCTGCCTCCGCTTACCGTACAAACGATGAGAAACGAAGTATAGACTGGGAAATTTATGAACGGATTAAGCGAATGGGCCATCTTTTTTTGGGTGACATTGTTGTGGTTGGCCCTCAATCATTGAACTGGAGGGTACCGGTGATGCGTTTAGCAGAGGAGGTCGCACAGCGGATGCGATGTGCTTATGTTGAGTTTCCTTTCATGTCAGTTCTACTCAGGGAGGCAGTTTCATACAGCTCTGTTGCATTTATACTTGTTATTGCGATTTTTGCGGCTTCCGTTGTCTTCACCCTCGTTGTGTTGGTGACGCTGCCGACACTGTCACCCTCAACCACCGTGGGGTTACTGGTAGGGTTGACTGCGTTTCTCCTTGTGAGTGTTGTTAGTTGTGGATTCCTTTACCTCTTTGTCACATCGGCGAAGGCACTGAAGGTGCTCCACACCTGGATTCTTGAAGAGCGCATGTACACCGTGCTGCTTTCTTCCGCATCGTCTGAAGGAGACCTCAGTACAACGGGGCCGTCGGCCGGGGCGGCGGTTCCGCAGGTTACTCGTGGACATAATACAAAGAACGGCTACTACACAATCCCCTACGGCAACGCATTGGGTTACATTGAAGGAAAGCACGTTGACGCCCAGGTCGTGATGATTGGCTTCGATGACAAATACCGTATAACCCGGTGGAACATGGCCGCCGAGGTTGTGACAGGGTTTCTCGAGTCTGGATGTGTCGGAAAACCGCTCTCCGACTTGGTTATAACCCCAACAGGGGACATTGAGCGAGACTTAGCACCTCTCCAGGTGTTTTCAGGTGAGGTACTCAAACTGAAGCTGCGTGCCTTTGCCACAGTTCCCGTCACATTGTTCACTGTCGCTGTCCCCATATTGAACCAGGAGGGGTCCTTAATTGGGAGGATTCTTATTTGTGCTAATGCAAAGGACAATTTGGGGGAGTACCGCACCTACATTCGCGACTACGTGGTGTCGGAAGTAAACTTATCGTTATCTGAGATCTTAGAAGGAAAAGCCGTTACGCCAAGGGGATTGTCCGTTATTGGTCCTCTTCAGTCATTCTTGGAATATGGGTACGGGAAGCAAGTGGAGGAGTTGGCGCGAGGGATGCTAGCAGAATGGGAGTGGACATCTTCAGAACAGCTTCTGGGGCAGATGCTCCGCTTGTCTCCACTTGATCACAAGACGAGCGTTGATTCGCTGTTTCCCGGCACGCTTTGTCTCCATCCATGTATCCCGGAAGCTGTCGCCACGTTGCTGAATAGTCTGCGTGTCCCATGCCATTTGAGGTTGCAGATTTTGAACTCTTCCAGGAATACCTTTGCTCTACAGATTGTCGCAACTCCTGTTGCCCAGGCAGCGCCAAGCACAGCCCAGATAAGCGAGTTACGCGAGAAATTGCTGCCCCACTTGCGCAGTACCTGTGGAAGTATTCGCGAGGACGACGGCACCGTTGTATTCCGATTTCCTTGCCAAATCACAGCCGCACTGGAGGACATTGATGACGCAACCTTCCGACCAGCTGACGCACTGAATGAACGCTACGTTATCGATCAAACCCGTGCCATCGTGAATTGCACTGTGAATGTGCTGACGCTGATAACAAACCTTGTGGACCAACACAATATTTCTATGATCCTGCTCAGGACGATGTTTGTTTCTCTGACAAGTGTCCGGGAGCGATGCGAGTTAGAGAAGCGCTTGCAGTCATCACCAAGTGATATCGATGTGATTGTATGCGATCGTGGATGGCTAAACTCGGTGCAGGATTTAGTACATACCCTCAGTTACGATATTATTGTTGTCCCCATCTCTGAACCGGGTGTACGCCTTGCGTTAGAGGGGTTTCAGTACGTTATAAACACCCCCATATCGAGTACTGAAGTCCGTAAGGTATTGATGGCGATCGGCACTGCAGTGTCACTGCGGAAGAATGCAGCTACCGCGCAGGAGGAGCGAGAACGTATTCTGACACTGAGGCAAGACTCACCGTGGACGAAAGGTGTGCTGCTTGGTCGAGGTTCTTTCGGTGCCGTATATGAGGCCACCAGTGATTTGACAGGGGGAAAGATGGCAGTGAAGATGTTTTACTTTACGGAGGACTTAGAGGAGTCTATTAACGCCTTACTTAATGAAATTAAGATAATGTGTAGCCTGAATCACCCAAATATTGTTCACTACTTTCACTGTGagcggaaagaaaacagtgTGAACCTCTTCATGGagctttgttgttgttcactgGGCGACATCATATACGGCCGAAGTCAGAAGCCACCAGACCTGACGGTTATCAAGGTCCTTCGGCAGCTGCTCACAGCACTGACCTATTTGCACGCGCGTGGGGTGGCACACCGTGATGTGAAGCCGCAGAATATTCTGATAAAGGGCGACGTTGTGAAAATCACTGATTTTGGAACGGCCCGCCAAGGGGTTGGAAGCGAGGACGTACAGGGCACGTTGCGGTACATGGCGCCTGAGGTGTACCGTGGTGAGGATCACTGCAGCCCATGCGATATTTGGTCAGTTGGTTGTGTAGCAGCTGAGCTCTTTGACTGCCCACCCTTATTTATGGAGACTCCCCACATGCTAGCAGATATGACAGATGTTGATTACTACGTAGATGGACTTACAAGCAACCCTGTCCTCTGTGATTTCTTACGCATGTGTTTCTGCCTCCAACCTGAAGGGAGAGCGACTGCGGCTGACCTTCTGTTGCACCGCCTATTCAGTAGCAGTTGCAGTGCTGAGGTGGAGTCACTACCTGATATATTTAGCAGGGAGAAGCAGTATGTGAGTTCGCTTACCATCACCACACAACCCCATTCGTAG
- a CDS encoding cytochrome c oxidase subunit V, putative, which produces MKRFVTPFLATVPLSRNFFGKGWDNAALDTIFSCMLRKPEVNDRIRSQYASTMDPRDADVLRRLGEVAKENKTYIRVFLPPHLGDPHRLLKCYSLTAYPILDDKGGQLTVEMDGHHLEAFADPDDDYAKVVIPHIELVDFLAKSLLETMKWEATPRGAASLLESLYRGAEIPDHVFQTPAVIERPENFKDGNKISN; this is translated from the coding sequence GGAAAGGTTGGGATAATGCGGCGTTGGACACAATTTTCAGCTGCATGCTTCGCAAGCCCGAAGTAAATGACCGCATCAGAAGTCAGTACGCCTCGACGATGGATCCTCGTGATGCCGATGTTCTGCGTCGATTAGGTGAAGTTgccaaagaaaacaagacaTACATTCGGGTGTTTCTTCCACCTCACTTGGGTGACCCACATCGACTATTGAAGTGTTACAGCCTCACAGCTTACCCAATCCTTGATGACAAAGGTGGACAACTTACTGTTGAGATGGATGGACACCACCTCGAGGCATTTGCTGACCCTGATGACGATTATGCAAAGGTGGTTATACCACACATTGAGCTCGTGGATTTTTTGGCAAAGTCCCTTCTGGAGACCATGAAGTGGGAGGCCACTCCCCGAGGTGCCGCCTCGCTTCTCGAATCGCTTTATCGTGGAGCGGAGATACCAGATCATGTGTTCCAGACACCTGCTGTCATTGAACGCCCTGAGAATTTCAAGGATGGGAACAAAATCAGTAACTAG